Proteins from a genomic interval of Pseudomonadota bacterium:
- a CDS encoding IS481 family transposase: MDQKVRFVSDYLRGTFTVTELCQRYGVSRKTGYKWIDRYVRRGPEGLEDYSKRPYTSPTKTPDEIQALILQTRKRHPSWGGKKILQFLTPRHPKLDFPSRTTVCNILKRHGVAAAPTRRRKPGHPGKPDTSSLGPNELWAADYKGEFKTRDGIYCYPLTITDDYSRMLLACQSLLSTKVVDAKRVFTRIFHEYGLPARIRTDNGVPFATNTLGRLSKLSAWWVRLGVIPEFIQPGRPQQNGRHERMHRTLKREATRPPAGNLNAQQRKFNTFVNEFNHERPHDALDGRTPAQCYQPSNRQMPHKIPPIEYPDRFEVRLVSANGGIRWNRQWVCASTTLASEYIGFE, from the coding sequence ATGGACCAGAAAGTACGATTCGTCTCCGACTACCTGCGAGGCACCTTCACCGTCACTGAACTCTGCCAGCGCTACGGCGTCAGCAGAAAAACCGGGTACAAGTGGATCGACCGCTACGTCAGACGCGGCCCGGAAGGCCTCGAGGACTACTCCAAACGCCCCTACACCAGCCCTACCAAGACACCTGATGAGATCCAAGCGCTTATCCTACAGACTCGAAAACGCCACCCCAGCTGGGGCGGCAAGAAGATCCTTCAGTTCCTGACCCCGCGCCACCCAAAACTCGACTTCCCTTCCCGCACGACCGTCTGCAACATCCTCAAGCGACACGGTGTCGCAGCAGCACCCACCCGACGGCGCAAGCCCGGACACCCGGGCAAGCCCGATACCTCATCCCTCGGGCCTAACGAACTCTGGGCCGCCGACTACAAGGGCGAGTTCAAAACCCGCGATGGCATCTACTGCTACCCACTTACGATTACCGATGACTACAGCCGCATGCTGCTCGCATGCCAGAGCTTGCTCTCCACCAAAGTCGTCGATGCAAAGCGCGTTTTCACCCGTATTTTCCACGAGTATGGCCTGCCGGCACGCATCCGTACCGACAACGGCGTGCCCTTCGCCACCAACACTCTAGGACGACTCTCCAAGCTCTCCGCCTGGTGGGTCAGGCTCGGCGTCATCCCTGAGTTCATACAGCCCGGCCGGCCTCAACAAAACGGTCGACATGAACGCATGCATCGGACCTTGAAGCGCGAGGCCACTCGCCCTCCTGCCGGCAACCTCAACGCGCAGCAGCGCAAGTTCAACACCTTCGTCAACGAGTTCAATCACGAGCGCCCCCACGACGCCCTAGATGGCAGAACACCCGCCCAATGCTATCAGCCTTCAAACCGTCAGATGCCCCACAAGATCCCACCTATCGAATACCCAGATCGCTTCGAGGTGAGGCTAGTCTCTGCCAATGGCGGGATACGGTGGAATCGCCAATGGGTCTGCGCTTCCACAACGCTTGCTAGCGAGTACATTGGCTTCGAGG